The proteins below come from a single Ailuropoda melanoleuca isolate Jingjing chromosome 1, ASM200744v2, whole genome shotgun sequence genomic window:
- the CLCN2 gene encoding chloride channel protein 2, whose protein sequence is MAAAGAAAAAEGMEPRALQYEQTLMYGRYTQDLGAFAKEEAARIRLGGPETWRGPPSSQAPLELLEYGQSRCARCRICSVRCHKFLVSRVGEDWIFLVLLGLLMALVSWAMDYAIAACLQAQQWMSRGLNANLLLQYLAWVTYPIVLITFSAGFTQILAPQAVGSGIPEMKTILRGVVLKEYLTLKTFIAKVIGLTCALGSGMPLGKEGPFVHIASMCAALLSKFLSLFGGIYENESRNTEMLAAACAVGVGCCFAAPIGGVLFSIEVTSTFFAVRNYWRGFFAATFSAFIFRVLAVWNRDEETITALFKTRFRLDFPFDLQELPAFAVIGIASGFGGALFVYLNRKIVQVMRKQKTINRFLMKKRLLFPALVTLLISTLTFPPGFGQFMAGQLSQKETLVTLFDNRTWVRQGLVEDLEPPGTSQAWSPPRANVFLTLVIFILMKFWMSALATTIPVPCGAFMPVFVIGAAFGRLVGESMAAWFPDGIHTDSSTYRIVPGGYAVVGAAALAGAVTHTVSTAVIVFELTGQIAHILPVMIAVILANAVAQSLQPSLYDSIIRIKKLPYLPELGWGRHQQYRMRVEDIMVRDVPHVALSCTFRDLRLALHRTKGRMLALVESPESMILLGSIERSQVVALLGAQLSPARRRQYVQERRAAQTSPPSDQESPPSSETSVRFQVNTEDSGFPAARGETHKPLKPALKRGPSNTMNLGESPAGNMEQAGIALRSLFCGSPPPEAASELEKSESCDKRKLKRVRISLASDSDLEGEMTPEEILEWEEQQLDEPVNFSDCKIDPAPFQLVERTSLHKTHTIFSLLGVDHAYVTSIGRLIGIVTLKELRKAIEGSVTAQGVKVRPPLASFRDSATSSSDTETTEVHALWGPRSHHGLPREGSPSDSDDKCQ, encoded by the exons ATGTATGGCCGGTATACTCAGGACCTTGGGGCCTTTGCCAAAGAGGAAGCTGCTCGGATTCGCCTGGGAGGGCCCGAGACCTGGAGGGGTCCGCCTTCCTCTCAGGCTCCCCTAGAGCTCCTGGAATATGGACAGAGCCGTTGCGCCCGATGCCGCA TCTGTTCCGTGCGCTGCCATAAGTTCCTAGTGTCCAGGGTTGGTGAAGACTGGATCTTCCTGGTGCTGCTGGGGCTCCTCATGGCTCTGGTTAGCTGGGCCATGGACTATGCCATCGCTGCCTGTCTGCAGG cTCAACAGTGGATGTCCCGGGGCTTGAACGCCAACCTCTTGCTGCAGTACCTGGCCTGGGTCACCTACCCCATCGTCCTCATCACTTTCTCAGCTGGGTTCACACAGATCCTGGCTCCTCAGGCTGTCG GGTCCGGCATCCCTGAGATGAAGACCATCTTGCGGGGAGTGGTGCTGAAGGAATACCTCACCCTGAAGACCTTCATAGCTAAGGTCATTGGGCTGACCTGTGCCCTGGGCAGCGGGATGCCCCTTGGCAAAGAG ggcccttTTGTGCATATCGCCAGTATGTGTGCTGCCCTGCTCAGCAAGTTCCTCTCCCTCTTTGGGGGCATCTATGAG AACGAGTCCCGGAACACAGAGATGCTGGCCGCTGCCTGTGCGGTGGGAGTTGGCTGCTGCTTCGCGGCTCCTATTGGAG GCGTCCTGTTCAGCATCGAGGTCACGTCCACCTTCTTCGCCGTGAGGAACTACTGGCGGGGCTTCTTTGCTGCCACCTTCAGTGCCTTCATCTTCCGGGTCTTGGCAGTCTGGAACCGTGACGAAG AGACCATCACGGCTCTCTTCAAAACCCGATTCCGGCTTGACTTCCCCTTCGACCTCCAGGAGCTGCCGGCCTTTGCTGTCATTGG TATTGCTAGTGGCTTCGGGGGAGCACTCTTTGTCTACCTGAACAGGAAGATTGTACAGGTGATGCGGAAGCAGAAAACCATCAACCGCTTCCTCATGAAGAA ACGCCTGCTCTTCCCGGCGCTGGTGACCCTGCTCATCTCCACTCTGACCTTCCCCCCTGGCTTTGGACAGTTCATGGCTGGACAG CTCTCACAGAAAGAAACTCTGGTCACCCTGTTTGACAACCGGACATGGGTCCGCCAGGGCCTGGTGGAGGACCTAGAGCCACCAGGAACCTCACAGGCCTGGAGCCCACCACGTGCCAATGTCTTCCTCACCTTGGTCATCTTCATTCTCATGAAG TTCTGGATGTCTGCACTGGCCACCACCATCCCAGTGCCCTGCGGGGCCTTCATGCCAGTCTTTGTCATTG GAGCTGCATTTGGGCGGCTGGTGGGGGAAAGCATGGCCGCCTGGTTCCCAGACGGGATTCACACTGACAGCAGCACCTACCGGATTGTGCCCGGGGGCTATGCCGTGGTAG GGGCAGCTGCACTGGCAGGAGCAGTGACACACACAGTGTCCACGGCCGTGATTGTGTTCGAGCTCACGGGCCAGATCGCCCACATCCTACCCGTCATGATCGCCGTCATCCTGGCCAACGCCGTTGCCCAGAGCCTACAGCCCTCACTCTATGACAGCATCATCCGGATCAAGAAACTGCCCTATTTgcctgagctgggctggggccGCCACCA GCAGTACCGGATGCGAGTGGAGGACATCATGGTGAGGGACGTTCCCCACGTGGCCCTCAGCTGCACCTTCCGGGACCTTCGGCTGGCACTGCACAGGACCAAGGGCCGCATGTTGGCCCTAGTAGAGTCCCCTG AGTCCATGATCCTCCTGGGCTCCATTGAGCGCTCCCAGGTGGTGGCATTGCTGGgggcccagctgagcccagcacGCCGGCGGCAGTACGTACAAGAGCGTCGAGCTGCCCAGACCTCTCCCCCTTCTGATCAGGAGAGTCCCCCTAGCTCTGAGACCTCCGTCCGCTTCCAG GTGAACACAGAGGACTCAGGTTTCCCTGCAGCCCGGGGAGAGACTCACAAACCCCTAAAGCCTGCTCTCAAGAGGGGGCCCAGCAACACCATGAACCTCGGGGAGAGTCCTGCAG GGAACATGGAGCAGGCAGGCATCGCCCTCAGGAGCCTCTTCTGTGGCAGTCCACCCCCCGAGGCTGCTTCAGAG TTGGAGAAGTCGGAATCATGCGACAAGCGCAAGCTGAAGCGGGTCCGAATCTCCCTAGCG aGTGACTCAGACCTGGAAGGCGAGATGACCCCTGAGGAG ATTCTGGAGTGGGAGGAACAGCAACTGGATGAACCTGTCAACTTCAGTGACTGCAAAATTGACCCCGCCCCCTTCCAGCTGGTAGAGCGGACCTCTTTGCACAAG ACTCACACCATCTTCTCGCTCCTGGGAGTGGACCATGCTTACGTCACCAGTATTGGCAGACTCATTGGGATCGTCACTCTAAAGGAG CTCCGGAAGGCAATCGAGGGCTCCGTCACAGCACAGGGCGTCAAAGTCCGGCCACCCCTCGCCAGCTTCCGTGACAGTGCCACAAGCAGCAGTGACACAGAGACCACGGAGGTGCATGCACTCTGGGGGCCCCGCTCCCATCATGGCCTCCCCCGGGAGGGCAGCCCTTCTGACAGCGACGACAAGTGCCAGTGA